TCGCTACGCCCATCATATGCTTTGACGATCTGAGGTGAAACATTTGTTGCATTAAAATTAGCTGTATCCATATGGGCTAAAAAACCGATTTTTTTAGCTTTCTTACCTGCTGGCAGATTACTTGGCAAAACAGCTAAAACATAGCCATTATTAGGATCGATCCGCACATTTGCTAGTCCAAGCTCACTTAGTTCTTTAGCTAGCTCCTTAGCAAATTCAACTTGACTTTTAGTTGACGGGATCGTCGTTGAAGTCGCGTCTGAACGTGTTTCTTTTTTCACATATTTTAAAAAACGTGGTACTAGATTTTCATACTTGCTCATTTAAACTCACCCTTCTTTTTAAATATATTCAAATGGATCAGTCGTTAATCGTGAAGCGATCACTTCGATCCCCCAGTTATTTTCTGCTTGCCACTTAGTGAACAATGTTTGTAAATGTGGTTTACAGATCGCTTCAAAGTGATGTCCAGGATCGATCACCGCTAAGCCAGTCTCATACATGTCATGTGCGGTATGATAAGAAACATCACCTGTCACATATACATCGGCCCCTTTTTTTAGCGCAAATGGATAAAATTTAGCTCCTGAGCCTCCTAAAACGGCAACTCTTTGAACTAATTTAGTTTGATCTTTAGCAACTAAGCGCAAGCCTTTTAAATTTAAACGTTCTTTACAAAAAGCAACGTAATCCATCAAAGGCATCGGTTTGGGTAGCATTCCGATCCGCCCCATCCCTGTCTTTTGACCTAAGCCTTCAACTTGATAAAGATCAAAAGCGATCTCTTCATAAGGATGGTTAGCTCGCATCGCTCGTAAAACATTATCCTTTATCTCACCTGGAAAAACGACTTCGATCTTTTCTTCTTTGACTTCTGTAAATTCACCGACTGTGCCAATATAAGGCGTAGCTCCAGCTTCTGGTAAAAAACGTCCTGTACCAGTTAATGAGTAGGAACAACCTGCATAGTCACCTAAATACCCTGCCCCAGCTTTAGCTAAAGCTTGACGCATTGCTTTAGCTGCTTCAAGTGGGGTAAAAACAGCTAATTTATACCAAGTCTGTTCTCGTGTTGGCAATAAACTAGTAGTTTGACTGAGCCCTAGTGCTTTAGCTAACCAATCATTCATGCCTCCATTAGCGTTATCTAAATTCGTATGCGCTGCATAAACTGTGATCCCGTGTTTGATCAATTCAGCATACATCGCATTTTGCGGGTCAGCTAGATCAAAACTTTTGATCGGAATAAACAGCGCTGGATGATGCGCAAAGATAAAATCGACTTGGTTTGCGATCGCTTCAGTAACGACTTCAGGGCGAACATCTAAGGTGACCATCATCTTAGTGACTTCTTGTTCTAAACTACCTAGTTGCAACCCGATCGGATCGTTTTTTTCAGCGATCTCTTTGGGCGCAAACTTTTCAAATCTTTGGACGATCTCTTTAACTTTTACCATTCAAAACACCTTCGATCTGCTCGATTTTGGCTTCAAGTGCCTGTTTCTTTGCGACTGGAACATCTTTAGCTTTTGTCAACTGCGCTAAGACGGTTTCACTTTTAGCGATCTCTTTTTGCCATTTTTTAACAAAAGCATTTGCACGTTCATTCAACAAATATGGTCCAAAAATAGCCTCTTTATCTGTTAAAACTGGCTTTGTAGCAGTAT
This window of the Ligilactobacillus faecis genome carries:
- a CDS encoding Nif3-like dinuclear metal center hexameric protein, coding for MVKVKEIVQRFEKFAPKEIAEKNDPIGLQLGSLEQEVTKMMVTLDVRPEVVTEAIANQVDFIFAHHPALFIPIKSFDLADPQNAMYAELIKHGITVYAAHTNLDNANGGMNDWLAKALGLSQTTSLLPTREQTWYKLAVFTPLEAAKAMRQALAKAGAGYLGDYAGCSYSLTGTGRFLPEAGATPYIGTVGEFTEVKEEKIEVVFPGEIKDNVLRAMRANHPYEEIAFDLYQVEGLGQKTGMGRIGMLPKPMPLMDYVAFCKERLNLKGLRLVAKDQTKLVQRVAVLGGSGAKFYPFALKKGADVYVTGDVSYHTAHDMYETGLAVIDPGHHFEAICKPHLQTLFTKWQAENNWGIEVIASRLTTDPFEYI